The Caldisericia bacterium genomic sequence ATTATTGAAATAAGTTTTTTCTCATCAACCATAACCATATTTGAAAAAGGAACTGGCTTACCTTTTTCAATCAATGACTTTAAATTACTTAATAAACCTAATATGTTCATTTCACCCCTCTACTTTTTATAAATTTTTCAACAGATTCTGGAACAAATTTACTTATATCACCTTTATTTGAAATTAATTCTCTAACCAAACTTGATGATAAAAGAGTGTATTTTATATCGCTCATTATATAAATTGTCTCAATTTCAGGATAAAGAACTTTATTAAATGATGACATTTGAAACTCATAATCAAAATCAGAGGTTATTCTCAAACCTCTAATTACAATATTTAATTTATTTTCTTTTAAATAATCTATCAGAAGACCATTAAGCATTTGAACTTCAACATTATTAAAATCATTTACCATTTCTTTAACCATTAAAAATCTTTCCTCTTTTGAAAACATATAATTTTTATTTTTACTATCTGATACTAAAACAATTAATTTATCAAAAATTTTTGATGCTCTTTTTATTAAATCAAAGTGCCCTAGTGTTGGTGGATCAAAACTTCCAGGATAAACTGCAATTTTTAATTTTTCTTTATTCATTCTCTTTTCCTCTCTTAAAAACTAAAAAATCTAAAATTGTTTCACCAATTTTTAAACTTTTCACTATTTCAAAATTTGTTTTATAAATCTCCCTTTTAGAGTGTTCATAAATTATTATTGTTTCATCTTTAATAATATTACTACTTGAAATTATTTCAAGTGCTTTTTCTCCGAGTTTAAATTGATAAGGGGGGTCAAGAAAAATAAAATCAGCTTTTGGTAAATCAAAATCTCTGCTTTTTAAAAATCTTAATACATCTTTTTTAATTACCTTTGCTTTATCAAAAACTCCTAAATTTTTAAGGTTTTCAATTATTGTCTTAATTGACTTAAAACTAATATCAACAAAAACAACAAAACTTGCACCAGAGGATATAGCCTCAATTCCTACTGAGCCAGAACCAGCAAATAGGTCATAAAAATTTTTACCTTCAATTGAACCTCTCAAAGAATTAAAAAGAGATTCTCTTACAATATCAAGTGTCTCCCTAACTCTTTCATCATTGACTTCTTGAATTTTTCTTCCTTTTAGAAATCCTGATGTTATTCTCATGATATATCAAGAAGTTTAAAATCTTTGAATCTTAAAGAAAGTTCTTTTATAAGATATGGATAGTCAAGAATAGAGTTATTTTTAATAAAATATTCAGCATCTTCTCTTGCAACTTTTAATATTTCAAAATCATCTTCACTTAAAAGATTAACAATTTTAAAATCTGAAACTCCGTGTTGTCTTTCACCACCCAACTCTCCTGTCCCTCTAAATTTTAAATCCCACTCTGAAATTTCAAGTCCTGAATTTGTTTTTTCAAGAACTCTTACCCTTCTTAAAGAATCCTTATCATAATTTGAAAGTATTAAAAGACAATAAGATTCTTTATCTCCTCTTCCAACCCTCCCTCTTAATTGATGCAAAGTTAAAAGACCAAATCTTTGTGCATCTTCAACAAGAATAACATTTGCTTCAGGCACATCTATCCCAACTTCTATAACACTTGTTGATATTAAAATTTGTGTGTCTCCTTCTCTGAAATTTTTAATTTTTTCTTCTTTTTCATCACCTTTCATTCTTCCATGTAAAATATCTATTTTAACTCCTTTAAAAATTTCTTTAAAATCTTCATATTTTTCCTTAACTGATGCAATTTCCATCTTTTCACTCTCTTCAATTAGAGGGCAAACAACATAAATTTTTTCACCATCCCTTAATCTCTCTCTTACAAATTCATATGCTTTTTCTTTTTCTTCTCTTGGAAAAACAATTGTTTTAACAGGTCTTCTACCTGGTGGAAGTTCATCTATTGTTGAAATATCAAGATCACCATAAATTGATAATGCAAGTGTTCTTGGAATAGGGGTTGCAGATAAAACAAGAGTGTGTGGATAATTTCCCTTTTTAACAAGAGCTCCTCTTTGTAATACTCCAAATCTATGCTGTTCATCAACTATAACAAGAGATAAATTTTTAAATTCTGTGTCTTCTTCAATTAAAGCATGTGTTCCAATTATTATATCAATTTCTCCCTCTTTGAGGCGGCTCTTTATTTCATTTTTATTTTTTGTACTACCTGTCAAAATTTCAACTTTTATACCAAAAGGTGAAAGAAATTTTTTAACATTGTTATAAGTTTGAATTGCAAGAATTTCTGTTGGAGACATCATTGTTCCTTGAGTTTTATTTAAAGTTGATAGATAAAGAGCATATGCTGCAACAACTGTTTTTCCACTACCAACTTCTCCATGTAATAAGCGATTCATAATTTTTCCACTTTTTAAATCTTCCTCAATCTCATTCATAACTTTAAGTTGACCATTTGTTAGTGTAAATGGAAGAGTTTTAATAAATCTTTCTCTATATTCATCTTTAATATCATATTTTAACCCCATTTTCTCTTTAATTTTCATTTTTCTTATTTGAAGAAATAGTTGAAATAGAAAGAGCTCTTCATATTTTAATCTAAATTCACTTTTTTTTAAATTTTCTTTTGACTCAGGAAAATGTATATTTTTTAATGCAAAATTAAGTGGCACAAGATCTCTTTTTTTTATTATCTCTCTTGGTAGTGGATCAAAGATAAATTTCTCAGTTAATTTTAATGCTTCATTTATATGATTTGATATTATTTTTGAAGTTATACCTTTTGTTTGTGAGTAGATAGGAACAATTTTTTCTTTTAATTCATCTTTAAAACTTTCTATCTCTTCAAAATCTGGATTTTCCATTTGCCATTCGCCAAAATTATATGATACTTCACCCATAATTAAAAATCTTTTACCTTTTCTAAAGAACTTTTCAAGATATGGTTGATTAAACCAGATACCAAATAAACTTGAAGTTCCATCAAAAAATTTAACTTTTAAAATTGATAGGTTATGTCTTATGTTTTTCTTTTCAACAGATAAAACCTCTCCCTGAATCTGTGCATATTCTCCATTTTTAACATTTATAATTTTAGTTAATTTACCAAAATCAATATATTTTCTAGGAAAATAATAAATTAGGTCATATGAATTTTTAACTCCAATTTTTAATAAAATCTCTTTTCTTTTTTCTCCAATACCAGGAATTTTTTCAAGATCAAATTCTCTCCTTTTGAATAATCCATCCAAAATCTCATTAAATATCTCCCAAAAAATCTTTTTTCTTTTCTCAATATTTTCTTCTTCATACTCTTTTATTAATTTTTTTAATTTTTTTATATCTATTCCATATAATTCTAAATTAGATAAATTATTATTTAAAAAAGTTGTTAACCCACCAATTACAGATTTATTGTCAAATTTTCTTTTTCTCTCTAAGATTAAAATATCAATTAATCTCTCAATCATCTTATCTTTTTCCTCATATAAAAATTACCTGGAAAACTTTGGATAAGCCCTTTACTTTCAAGAGAAACAAGTATAGGTAAATCTTTTGGTGAGTTAGTTATATCATCAATATATGTTATTGTATAAGGAACTAATTCTAAAATTCTCTTCTCATCCTCATCTAAAATAGGAAGTTCTCTCTCAAAATGTTTAATATTTAAAAATTCAAGAATGTCTGAATATTTACATAATATATTTGCACCTTCTTTTATTATTTTATGACATCCTTCAGATTTTTCACTGTTGATTTGACCTGGAACAGCAAAAACTTCTCTTCCAAAATCAATAGCAAAATCAACTGTTATTAATGCACCGCTTTTTAATGGTGATTCAACAAGAACAAGAACCTTAGATAATCCTGAAATAATTCTATTTCTTTCTGGAAAATGAAAATCTTTTGGTTTTTCATCTGGAAAATATTCTGAAATTAATGCTCCATTCTCTTCTATCTTTTTAGCAAGTGTTAAATTTTTTGATGGATAAATATTGTTTAAACCACCACCTAAAATTGCATAAGTTTCTCCGCCCCCTTTAATTGCTCCTATATGAGCATAAGTATCTATTCCATAAGCAAGACCACTTATTATAACAATTCCATATTTTACAAGAAATGATGAGAGATCTTCGCTTACATACTTTCCATATTCACTGCATCTTCTTGTACCGACAATACTTACTCCTAAAAAATCTTTTTTTAATTTTCCTTTATAAAATAGAGCAATTGGTGGATCAAAAATCTCTTTTAAAATTTCAGGATAATTCTCATCAAGAAATGTTATAAAATTAATTCCATTGTTTTTATATATTTCTAACTCTTTTCTCTCTTCATCAAAATTTAAATGAGAAATTTCTCTATGAATTAAATCATTTTTAATTAATTCCCATTTTTTCTTTCTTGAAATAGGAATTTTTAAAATTTTTAAAATAACCTCTTTATCACCATAAAGGTTTATTAAATCTAAAAGGTTCTTCATAAAAAATTTTTCTCTCTGCTTCAAGAAGATTCTCTTCTTTATTTAAAAAAGAAGCGTAATTTAAAATAGGTTTTCCATTTTTTTTGAATATTAAAAAATAATCTTTTAATTTTTCTTTATAATCTAATTCTCTATATGGATGATGTTCCATAATAAATATTTTAATATTTGTTTCATTAAGGATCTTTTCAGTATTATAAATTGCTTTATCAAGAACTTCTAAAACTGGGCCATCAAAAATTAAAATATCAGGAAATTCTTTTATTACAAAATATTCTGAATTTTCACTTGAAAATCCAGAAATATCTGAGGTATATAAAAATTTCTCTCCATCATCAATTAAAATTGATATAACACCACCCATATTTTCATCTAATCCATGCGGAAATATTTCTGAAAATTTAATTTTTGTTTTATTAAAAATTATTTCACCATTAGCAATTCTATAATATTTTGAATTTTTTTCTAATATATCTAAAAGTTTTTTTGCTCTTTCTTTTTGATTATCACTTATAAAATTTACTGGATCTTTAATAAAAACAATTTTATCTTTATAATAATCTTCATAAAAAGAAAAGTGATCTAAATGATAATGAGTTATTATTATTAAATCAGATATATCTATTTTTTCTTTTATAATTTTTTTAATATTATCTCCTACTCTAAACTCATAAGGAGTTGGTGGGTAAGAATTTTTTAATTTTGGAATAGAAAAACCTGGGTCAATTAAAATTTTTAAATCAAGAGTTTCAACAAAAATAGATGTACTTCTTACACCAAGAGTTTCGCCTGCTAATGGATATATTTTCATCTATATTTTCTTCCCAAAAAGCTCTCTTATGTTTACTTTATCTATTTTTGTTTTTATAATTTTTCCAAAATCTTCCTCTTTTATCCCATCAACTATAACAACTCTTCCCCCCTTTTCTTTTCCAATTCCCTTGCCATCTTTTATATTTTCTATTAAAACTTCAACCTCTTTTCCAATAAATTCTTTATATTTTTTAAGAGTAATTTCGTCTTGAATTTTTATAAGATAATTTAACCTTCTCAATTTTTCACTTTCTGGAATTTCACATTCAAGTTTTTCAGAATATGTTTTTGGTCTCTTTGAATAACTAAACATGAATGCTCTATCAAACTCAATTTTTTTAACAGCATCAATTGTTTGTAAAAAATCTTCTTCATCCTCTCCAGGAAACCCAACAAGCAAATCTGTGGTAATTGATGCATCTTTAAAGACATCTCTTATTTTTTCTATAATTCTTAAATATTCTTCAATTGTATATCCTCTTCTCATGAGTTTTAAAACTTTATTTGAACCACTTTGTAGAGGTAGGTGAAAAAGTTGAAGTAAATTTTTAATATCTTTTAATTCATCAATCCACTCTAATTTAAAATTTTTTGGGTGAGAAGTTAAAAAACTGATTCTTTCAAAGGGAATCTTTGAAACTTCTTTTAAAATTTTTAAAAATCCATCTTCTAAACCAAGATCTTTTCCATAATCATTTACATTTTGACCAATTAAAACTATTTCTCTTGCACCTTCTTTATAAATTTCTTCTGCTTCTCTTAAAATTAAATCAAAGGGTTTGCTTTTCTCAAAACCTCTTGCAAAAGGAACAATACAGTATGAACAAAAGTGATTGCAACCAAAAATTATAGGAAGATATCTTGAAATAAGAGGCACTCCTTTTTTAATAACTTCTCCTTCAATTTCTTTTGCTAATGTGAAAAGTTCTTCTTCTTTATCATAAAGACCTACAATATATGGTTTAAATTTCTTTTCTATTTCATCTTTATTAATTTCACCAAGACAACCTATAACAATAAGTTTTGCTTCTTTTTTCTTAATTTTATTAACTTTTCCAATATATGAATAGATTTTATGTTTTACCTTTTCCCTAACTGCACATGTATTAACAATAATATAATCAGCATTTTTAACATCACTCTCTAATCCTTTTGATGACAAAAGGGAAGATAAATAGAGTGATGTATACTCATTCATCTGACAACCAAAAGTTTTTATGTGAAATTTTATCACTCTTCTCTTTTAAGATATTTGTCTATAAGGGCTTTTGCATCCTCTTTTGTTTTTATTTTTTCAAGAATTTGATGAGCCTTAAGATACATTAAAAGATCTCCAACAAAAGGAGATGGAGTTAGTCCATACTCTTTTACAATCTCATTACCAGAAATTACAAGAGATTTAAATCTATTTTTTACAAACAGACCAACAAAATCAAGAACCTCTTTTCTTGGGAATTTCTTCGAGCCCTTATAATAAAAAGTCAAAAGCATATACGCTTCAATTGTTTCTTTTTTGTATGTCCTGAAGAATGTTCCAATAAAATCAACTGATAAAATATCTTGTCCTTCATCAAAACTATTTTTCAGATATTTAAAAGCAAAAATTACATTTTGAACTTTTGTGCAAGTTCTTAAAGAAGCATTGAATTTTTTTCTAACAAAAAGAGCGGGGGTTTCTTCTCCAAAACAAAGAAGAGCTAGTTTAAATGTTTGAATATGAAAAACTTCTTTTCCAACAGGTTCATTCCAGAAATTTACATAAACTTCTCTTACTTCTTCTTGCTTGAAATATTTATCAGGATTTTTAATTGAATCATCAAGATTTGTTAAAGCCATATCAACAAATTCAAAATTTATATTTGGAAATATCTCTTTCAGAACACCACTTTCATTAAGATCATAAAGAATTTGATTATCCATCATTAAAATTCTAAAGAACTCTTCTCTCATTCTTTCAGGAGAAACTTTATCTAATAGAGATTTATTTAACTGAAGGTTTTTTAATGTATCTTTTTCAATTTCAAAACCTAAAGTATGTTTAAATCTAAACGCTCTTAAAACTCTTATTGGATCTTCTTCAAAAATTCCCTGATGTGTCTGTCTTATTATTTTACTTTCAAGATCTTTTAAACCATTAAAGTAGTCTATAAAGAAATCTTCTTCATCTTTAAATATTTTTGTAAGGTTTACTGCCATTGAGTTTATTGTAAAATCTCTTCTCTCTAACTCCTCTTTAAAATTTTCCTCATTTATAAAAGAAACATCTATCCTTCTCCCTTCCCTCATTATCATAACTCTTGCATATATTTCTCTTTTTCTCAAATAAAACACACTTGCATTTAAAAAATGTGCAAGAGCCTTTACTGTACTTGTTGGAGCATCTACAATTATATCTATATCACTGCTCTCTTTACCGAGCAGTAAATCTCTAATGTAGCCTCCAACAAGATAAACAGTTGTATTGTTTAAAGAAAAAAATAAATTTACGGATCTAAGAAGTTCATCCTCTTTGATCCTTTTTTTAAGTTCCTGAAGTTTTTTCTCCATGTGTTACCCCCTCTTTTCTAAGGTTTAAGTTATATCTTTTTATCATTAAAGTTTTACCATTTTTTTCATTAATTTCAAGTAATACAGAATTTAATCTAAGGTCATCTTTTGCAACCTCAAATCTTGTTGGAAGTTTAGTTATAAAATGTTGAATTGCTAATTCTTTCTTTATTCCAATAACAGAATCAAAACTTCCAGTCATACCAACATCTGTTATGTAAGAGGTTCCAGTAGGTAATATCTCTTCATCGGAGGTTTGAACATGTGTATGTGTACCAATTAGTGTAGAAATTTTACCAGAAAGAAAATGAAGCATTGCTCTTTTTTCACTTGTAGCCTCTGCATGAAAATCTACTATTTTAATTATTATATCACTATATTTTTTTAATTCATCATCAATTTTTCTAAAAGGACAATCAATAGGCTCCATAAATGTTCTTCCTTGAATGTTTATTATTAAAACTTTATTTCCATTAACATCTAAAATTGTACTTCCTTTTCCTGGTGTGCCATCTGGATAATTAAGAGGTCTTAAAATAAGATTAGGATATTTTTCAAAAACCTTTTTATATTCTTTATTATCCCATATATGATTTCCACTTGTTGCAACATTTACTCCAAAACTCAAAATCTCTTCAAACTTTTCTAAAGTTATACCAAAACCACCTGAAAGATTTTCAACATTTGCAATAGTTAAATCTATTTTTTCTTCTATTATAATTTTTTGGAGGGTCTCTCTTAAGACCCTCCTTCCTGATTCACCAACTATATCACCTATAAAAAGTATTCTCATTTTGCATATCCGAGTGCTTTACTTTCTCTTACAACTAAAACTTTAATCTGTCCTGGATAAACAACTTCATTTTCAATTTTTTTTGCAATATCATATGCAAGTTTTGGCAAAAGAGAATCATCAATAGAATCTGGTTTTACAAAAACTCTAACTTCTCTTCCTGCTTGAAGTGCATATGCTTTTTCAACTCCTTCAAATGAAGTTGCTATTCTTTCTAATTCTTCAATTCTTTTTATGTATTGTTCAATTGATTCATTTCTTACACCTGGACGAGATGCTGAAATTGCATCTGCTGCCTGAATTATAAAATCAAGTGGCTTTTCAAGTGGAACATCATAGTGATGTGCTTGAATTGCATGAATTATCTCTTCATCTTCACCATACTTTCTTAAAAGTTCTGCTCCAATTTGAGCATGAGGTCCTTCAACCTCTTTATCAAGCGCTTTACCTATATCATGTAAAAGACCTGCTCTTTTTGCTTTTTGAATATCCATCTGAAGTTCACCAGCTATAATCCCTGCAAGATAAGCAACTTCAAGAGAGTGTTTTAAAACATTTTGACCAAAACTTGTTCTAAATTTTAATTTTCCTATAAGTTTTACAAGATCTTTATTCATATCAACTATGTTTAATTCTAAAAGTGCTTTTTCTCCCTCTTCCATAATTTTCTCTTCCATCTCTTGTCTTGCTTTCTCATACAACTCTTCAATTCTTGAAGGGTGAATTCTTCCATCAAGTATTAATTTTTCTAAGGTTAACCTTGCTATTTCTCTTCTAATTGGGTCAAAAGAAGATATTACAACCGCCTCTGGTGTATCATCAATAATAAGTTCTGTTTCAGTTAATGACTCAAATGTCCTTATATTTCTTCCTTCTCTTCCTATAATCCTTCCTTTTATTTCATCATTTGGAAGTGGTACAACAGTTATTGTAGATTCTGCAACAAAATCAACTGCAGTTCTCTGAATTGCTGTTGAAATTATCTCTTGTGCTTTCATTTTTTCAATTTCTTTTAATTTATCTTCATATTCTTTTATTTTCTTACTTAAATCTAAACTTAACTCTTTTTCCAATTTTTCCATAAGCTCTTTTTTTGCTTCTTCTTCAGTTAAATTTGCAATACGAAGAAGTTCTTGTTTATGTTTTTCATATTGTCTCGCAAGTGCTTCTCTCATTTTTCTTATCTCTTCCTCTTTTTGGACAATTGTTTTTTCTCTTCTATCAATTGATTCAAGTTTCTTTTCAAGCATTTCCTCTCTTTGTATAAGTTTTGCTTCAAGTTTCTGAATCTCTTGTTTTCTTAATTTAAGATCCTTTTCTGTCTCATTTCTTATTCTTACTGCTTCTTCTCTTGCCTTTGATATTATCTCTTTTGATCTTGATTCTGCTTCTTGAACAGCCATCTCTTTAATTCTTTGCGCCTCTTTTTCTGCACCACCAATTTTACTTTCTGCAACAAATCTTCTTATATAAAAACCAACTAACCCTCCTAAGAGAAAAACAACTATTATTAAAATTTCATATGCTATCAATGATAAATTCATATCTAATCCTCCTTTTCTTTAAGAACTTCTAAAATTAAAGATTCTTTGAAACCTTTGTTTATTAGGTATCTGACCTTTTTTTCAAACTCGGCCTTTCTTTTTGAAAATTTTTTAATGTTTTCTTTTTCGAGTTTATGATCTAAATATTTTTTTATTCCATCTTTTACAAAATTTTTATCTAAACCCAACTCTATTAAATATTTATATATTTTTAATTCTCCCCAACCTCTTCTCTGTAAATAATTAATTTTTCTCTCAATAAGAGAAAAATCATCTATGATATTTTTTTGAATAAGATATTCAATTACCTCATCAATTTCTTCTTTTTTATATCCATTCTTAATTAATTTCATCTTTAACTCTATTTTAAAATAATCTCTATTCCCTAAAAGTTTAAGGGAATAGTTTAATAAATCTATATTCAATTTTATTTATTTTCTTTAACTTCTTCTTTCTCAGGAAAAACTTTTTTTCTTACCTCTTTTTCTATCTCTTTTAATAGGTCTGGATTTTTTTCAAAAAATTCTAAAACATTCTTTCTTCCCTGAGATATTCTTTCTCCTTTATATGAATACCAAGTTCCACTCTTTTCAATTATTCCAAGTTCAACTGCAGCGTCAAAAATACATCCAGATTTCAAAACTCCTTTTCCATATATTATATCAAAAAATGCCTCTTTATAAGGTGGAGCAATTTTATTTTTAACAACTTTTGCTTTAACTGAAGTTCCGATTATAGTCTCACCTTCTTTTATAGAGTCTCCTTTTCTTATTTCAATTCTTATAGTTGAATAAAATTTTAGTGCTCTTCCACCTGGAGTTACTTCAGGATTACCAAACATAACTCCAAGTTTTTCTCTAACTTGGTTTACAAATATTGCAACAGTTTTTGATTTTGATATTGCAGTGTTTAATCTTCTTAAAGTTTGTGACATAAGTCTTGCTTGAAGTGCCATAAATTGGTCACCAATCTCTCCTTCAAGTTCAGTTTTTGGAACAAGAGCTGCAACTGAATCAATAACAAGAATATCTATTGCGCCACTTCTTGCTAATGTTTCAGCAATCTCTAAAGCTTGTTCAGCATAATCAGGTTGAGAAATATATAATTTTGCTAAATCAACACCAATTGCCTCAGCATAAGAGGGGTCAAGAGCGTGTTCTGCATCAATATAAACTGCATAACCACCTTGCCTTTGAACTTCAGCAACTGCCTCAAGCGCAACAGTAGATTTACCACTTCCTTCTTGTCCAAAAATTTCAATAATTCTTCCTCTTGGATATCCTCCAGCGCCAAGTGCAATATCAAGTGTTAATATTCCTGAAGATATAACTTCAGTATCAAGGAGCTCCCTTTTTTCTCCGAGTTTCATTATGGAGCCCTTGCCAAATCTTTTTTCTATATCAGAAATTGTTATATTTAGCATCTTCTCTTTTTCATCAGCCATTATATAAAACCTCCTATAATTCTTTTCTCATTTTCTTTTCATTTTACCAGATTTTAAAAAAATAAAAAGATAGAGGATTTTAAAAAAAATTAAATTTTGTTATAATGATAAAAACTTAAAATAGAAATTTATTTTGGAGGTTTTTAATGAGAAAAAAAATAAAATTACTTATTTTAGTAATTTTAATTCAAATCATAATTTTTGGTTCCCCAATAATTTTAAATTATAAACCAGTTTTTGCTTCTGATTTTGGAATTTCAATATCACCTTCAGTCTCATTAACTGCAAGAGTTAACACAAATGCAATTTTTAGATTTAGAATAACAAACAATTGTCAAAATAGTAATATTTATAATGTATTTCTTCAAAGCAGTCTACCACAAGGATGGAGCGTAGGTTTCTACAATGATCAAAACGGAACAAGCCCACTTATTGATACTAACAGTGATGGAATACCAGATACAGGAACAGTTAACAGTGGAGTTATCAAAGATTTTTATGTTTTAATTAAACCTTCAAGTGCAATTTGTAACAATGTAACACAAAATTTTACTATTAGAGTTCAAGGAACAACTTCTAATTGTGAAAATCCTTCAACAAATTATATAGATTCAATTCTTTCTGTAACCTCAATTAATGGTGGAAATTTAGTAATATCTAAAGAGGCAAATCCAAAAGAGGGTAAAGTTGGTGACACAATTACATGGACAATAAAAATTAAAAATATAGGACAAGACCCAATAGGAAATGTTAATGTAGTTGATACAATTGGTTCTGGAATATCAAATCCAGGAAATTTTAACTTCAATCCAAATCCTTCATCTGGATCTTTTCCAAATTGGGTATATAATGAAATTCCAGCAGGAGCTGAATATACTGTTTCTTTTACAACAGTTATATCTGGTTGCTCTAATGCACATAATGAAATTGATGTATGGTGGGGTTTAAATTCAAATAATAAATGTCAAACACAACATGCTCTTCAATCTGTTAAAATAATTCCAACAGTGCCTAATATTCAATATACACCACCTAACATTGTAGTACCATATTGTGGTTCAACAAATGTTTCAATACCAATAACAAATAATGGAGATGGAGTTGCAAAAAGCTTCAAATTAAAAGTTGAAACTATACCTTCTGGTTATCAAATTTCAAATTTAGGAACTGGTTGGAGTTATAACTCACAAACTAAAGAGTTTGTTTACTCTGGAGGAAACCCACCTGGAACAATTAATCCAAACCAAACGGTTAATCTTACTTTTACAGTGTCTATGCCATATGGAGCATGTTCTCTTCCATCAACAACTTTAAAATTTTTCTCAGAGTACCTTGATCCATGTGACAATCTTTTCATAAATCCATCTCAACTTGGTTCAATTTCAGTTTCTGGAACTGGTGCTTATTTTACTATAAATAAAACAGGTCCAGATCCAGTAGATACAGGTG encodes the following:
- the dprA gene encoding DNA-processing protein DprA, which produces MKNLLDLINLYGDKEVILKILKIPISRKKKWELIKNDLIHREISHLNFDEERKELEIYKNNGINFITFLDENYPEILKEIFDPPIALFYKGKLKKDFLGVSIVGTRRCSEYGKYVSEDLSSFLVKYGIVIISGLAYGIDTYAHIGAIKGGGETYAILGGGLNNIYPSKNLTLAKKIEENGALISEYFPDEKPKDFHFPERNRIISGLSKVLVLVESPLKSGALITVDFAIDFGREVFAVPGQINSEKSEGCHKIIKEGANILCKYSDILEFLNIKHFERELPILDEDEKRILELVPYTITYIDDITNSPKDLPILVSLESKGLIQSFPGNFYMRKKIR
- the coaD gene encoding pantetheine-phosphate adenylyltransferase; the protein is MNKEKLKIAVYPGSFDPPTLGHFDLIKRASKIFDKLIVLVSDSKNKNYMFSKEERFLMVKEMVNDFNNVEVQMLNGLLIDYLKENKLNIVIRGLRITSDFDYEFQMSSFNKVLYPEIETIYIMSDIKYTLLSSSLVRELISNKGDISKFVPESVEKFIKSRGVK
- the rsmD gene encoding 16S rRNA (guanine(966)-N(2))-methyltransferase RsmD → MRITSGFLKGRKIQEVNDERVRETLDIVRESLFNSLRGSIEGKNFYDLFAGSGSVGIEAISSGASFVVFVDISFKSIKTIIENLKNLGVFDKAKVIKKDVLRFLKSRDFDLPKADFIFLDPPYQFKLGEKALEIISSSNIIKDETIIIYEHSKREIYKTNFEIVKSLKIGETILDFLVFKRGKENE
- the recG gene encoding ATP-dependent DNA helicase RecG encodes the protein MIERLIDILILERKRKFDNKSVIGGLTTFLNNNLSNLELYGIDIKKLKKLIKEYEEENIEKRKKIFWEIFNEILDGLFKRREFDLEKIPGIGEKRKEILLKIGVKNSYDLIYYFPRKYIDFGKLTKIINVKNGEYAQIQGEVLSVEKKNIRHNLSILKVKFFDGTSSLFGIWFNQPYLEKFFRKGKRFLIMGEVSYNFGEWQMENPDFEEIESFKDELKEKIVPIYSQTKGITSKIISNHINEALKLTEKFIFDPLPREIIKKRDLVPLNFALKNIHFPESKENLKKSEFRLKYEELFLFQLFLQIRKMKIKEKMGLKYDIKDEYRERFIKTLPFTLTNGQLKVMNEIEEDLKSGKIMNRLLHGEVGSGKTVVAAYALYLSTLNKTQGTMMSPTEILAIQTYNNVKKFLSPFGIKVEILTGSTKNKNEIKSRLKEGEIDIIIGTHALIEEDTEFKNLSLVIVDEQHRFGVLQRGALVKKGNYPHTLVLSATPIPRTLALSIYGDLDISTIDELPPGRRPVKTIVFPREEKEKAYEFVRERLRDGEKIYVVCPLIEESEKMEIASVKEKYEDFKEIFKGVKIDILHGRMKGDEKEEKIKNFREGDTQILISTSVIEVGIDVPEANVILVEDAQRFGLLTLHQLRGRVGRGDKESYCLLILSNYDKDSLRRVRVLEKTNSGLEISEWDLKFRGTGELGGERQHGVSDFKIVNLLSEDDFEILKVAREDAEYFIKNNSILDYPYLIKELSLRFKDFKLLDIS
- the miaB gene encoding tRNA (N6-isopentenyl adenosine(37)-C2)-methylthiotransferase MiaB is translated as MIKFHIKTFGCQMNEYTSLYLSSLLSSKGLESDVKNADYIIVNTCAVREKVKHKIYSYIGKVNKIKKKEAKLIVIGCLGEINKDEIEKKFKPYIVGLYDKEEELFTLAKEIEGEVIKKGVPLISRYLPIIFGCNHFCSYCIVPFARGFEKSKPFDLILREAEEIYKEGAREIVLIGQNVNDYGKDLGLEDGFLKILKEVSKIPFERISFLTSHPKNFKLEWIDELKDIKNLLQLFHLPLQSGSNKVLKLMRRGYTIEEYLRIIEKIRDVFKDASITTDLLVGFPGEDEEDFLQTIDAVKKIEFDRAFMFSYSKRPKTYSEKLECEIPESEKLRRLNYLIKIQDEITLKKYKEFIGKEVEVLIENIKDGKGIGKEKGGRVVIVDGIKEEDFGKIIKTKIDKVNIRELFGKKI
- a CDS encoding TIGR00282 family metallophosphoesterase; this translates as MRILFIGDIVGESGRRVLRETLQKIIIEEKIDLTIANVENLSGGFGITLEKFEEILSFGVNVATSGNHIWDNKEYKKVFEKYPNLILRPLNYPDGTPGKGSTILDVNGNKVLIINIQGRTFMEPIDCPFRKIDDELKKYSDIIIKIVDFHAEATSEKRAMLHFLSGKISTLIGTHTHVQTSDEEILPTGTSYITDVGMTGSFDSVIGIKKELAIQHFITKLPTRFEVAKDDLRLNSVLLEINEKNGKTLMIKRYNLNLRKEGVTHGEKTSGT
- a CDS encoding MBL fold metallo-hydrolase, which translates into the protein MKIYPLAGETLGVRSTSIFVETLDLKILIDPGFSIPKLKNSYPPTPYEFRVGDNIKKIIKEKIDISDLIIITHYHLDHFSFYEDYYKDKIVFIKDPVNFISDNQKERAKKLLDILEKNSKYYRIANGEIIFNKTKIKFSEIFPHGLDENMGGVISILIDDGEKFLYTSDISGFSSENSEYFVIKEFPDILIFDGPVLEVLDKAIYNTEKILNETNIKIFIMEHHPYRELDYKEKLKDYFLIFKKNGKPILNYASFLNKEENLLEAERKIFYEEPFRFNKPLW